The Hypomesus transpacificus isolate Combined female chromosome 2, fHypTra1, whole genome shotgun sequence genome window below encodes:
- the rgl2 gene encoding ral guanine nucleotide dissociation stimulator-like 2 isoform X1, whose amino-acid sequence MLPRNMRTGGIDLPGVGSREVPLIGYRPLPPDNNTPSSQSGRMTDSKELDTLEGELSPMKTTWYCPLDLSTVLEEEEDGVIYTVVMKQQHGTTTSPMSSAPRSQCVKAGTEEKLVLHLLHSFSMGDSSFITIFLSTYRSFITTKRVLDILTDRLEHPPGESTRSQTRQTFNRAVCMVFNTWLSEYPEDFLSLGEPSHLLRLAPLLPQDFSASDLRSRLLKIAEELSEKALLSDSQTDKTISRIPPPDPSKFDATNILVFPAGLIAEQLTKIETELFVRLVPYHCLGSLWSQRDKKGREGVCWSVRATVRQFNKLANTVSASCLWSTQLRSWQRARVLEQWISVAEECRARKNFSSLYAIVCALQSNPIHRLRRTWLDTDKETVRRYEELSDIFSEKDNFSHSRELLKEEGTSKFANVDSKMNNRRHIGSSAQGTVPYLGIFLTDLTMLDTAVKDKLENGYINFDKRRREFEVLAQIRLLQSSCKNCVFISDDAFLQWYNSVPTLTEEESYRLSNKIEAPSEPSPSRGPTPTVIVTQCPDLSSSRTSLAGDSESMFDFPSPVNHLLSKLAKHMKSPSVSCLDVDSSPSSTEPTPSAALTPSPNTVKSHRRSVSCGNNPTYNHQGSGPDMRIIRIRMDLHDGNLYRSIMVSSNDKTPTVISSALEKNNQDRKEASKYELIQLLPEGKELVIPATGNVFYAMTSSSVDFLLRRKGGTTPLSSHPISTETSATFPRIKDKGRRLVRTLF is encoded by the exons ATGCTTCCTCGTAATATGCGGACAGGTGGAATAGACCTGCCAGGGGTGGGGTCAAGGGAAGTTCCTCTCATTGGCTACCGGCCCTTACCACCTGACAACAACACccccagcagccaatcagggagAATGACTGACAGCAAAGAACTGGACACCTTAGAG GGTGAGCTCTCCCCGATGAAAACAACATGGTACTGTCCTCTGGACTTG TCCActgtgttggaggaggaggaggatggagtgaTATACACGGTTGTGATGAAACAACAGCATGGCACCACCACCAGTCCAATG TCCTCTGCCCCACGCTCCCAATGTGTGAAAGCAGGAACAGAAGAGAAGCTAGTCCTACACCTTCTCCACTCCTTCTCTATGGGAGACTCCTCCTTTATTaccatctttctctccacctATCGCTCCTTCATCACCACCAAGAGAGTGCTGGACATCCTGACTGACAG ATTAGAGCATCCACCAGGAGAAAGCACAAGAAGTCAGACCAGGCAAACTTTCAACAG agcggtgtgcatggtgttTAACACTTGGCTTTCGGAGTACCCCGAGGATTTCCTCTCTTTGGGGGAGCCCTCCCACCTGCTGCGCctagcccctctcctcccccaggactTTTCCGCCTCAGATCTCCGCAGTCGCCTCCTCAAGATTGCAGAGGAGCTCAGTGAGAAGGCTCTGCTTTCTGACAGCCAAACAG ATAAAACTATCTCCCGGATtccccctcctgacccctccaAGTTTGATGCCACCAACATACTGGTGTTTCCAGCTGGGCTGATTGCTGAGCAGCTTACAAAGATAGAGACT GAGTTGTTTGTCCGTCTGGTTCCGTACCACTGCCTGGGTTCACTGTGGTCCCAAAGAGATAAGAAGGGACGGGAGGGAGTGTGTTGGTCTGTTCGGGCCACGGTACGGCAGTTTAACAAGCTTGCCAATACTGTGTCGGCGTCCTGCTTGTGGTCCACGCAGCTACGCAGCTGGCAGAGAGCTCGTGTCCTTGAGCAATGGATCAGTGTGGCGGAG GAGTGCCGAGCAAGGAAAAACTTTTCGTCCTTGTATGCCATTGTTTGTGCACTGCAGAGTAACCCCATACACAGACTGAGGCGCACCTGGCTAGACACAGACAA GGAGACCGTGAGGAGATACGAGGAGCTGTCAGACATTTTCTCAGAGAAGGACAATTTCTCCCACAGCAGAGAGCTGCTCAAAGAG GAGGGCACTTCGAAGTTTGCCAATGTGGACAGCAAAATGAACAACAGAAGACATATAGGG tCCAGTGCCCAGGGCACAGTGCCCTACTTGGGCATCTTCCTGACTGACCTCACTATGTTGGACACAGCAGTCAAAGACAAGCTAGAG AATGGCTATATCAACTTTGACAAACGGAGACGT GAATTTGAAGTTTTAGCTCAAATTCGACTCCTCCAATCTTCCTGTAAAAACTGTGTCTTCATCTCTGACGACGCCTTCCTACAGTGGTACAACAGTGTTCCGACACTAACTGAAGAAGAAAG TTATAGACTCTCCAATAAGATCGAAGCCCCAAGTGAACCTAGTCCAAGTCGTGGCCCTACCCCCACTGTCATCGTCACTCAGTGCCCAGA CTTAAGTTCCTCAAGAACCAGTCTGGCTGGTGACAGTGAAAGTATGTTTGACTTTCCCTCTCCTGTCAATCACTTACTGTCCAAGCTTGCAAAG CATATGAAATCCCCTTCGGTTTCCTGTCTTGATGTGGACTCCTCCCCTTCATCTACTGAACCCACCCCCTCTGCTGCATTGACCCCATCACCTAACACTGTCAAATCACATCGTCGATCCGTCTCCTGTGGCAACAATCCCACCTATAACCATCAAGGGTCGGGGCCAGATATGCGAATCATCAGGATACGGATGGATTTACATGATGGGAATTTATATCGAAGCATTATG GTGTCAAGCAATGACAAGACCCCCACTGTCATCAGTTCTGCCCTTGAGAAGAACAATCAGGACCGTAAAGAGGCCTCCAAATATGAGCTTATTCAACTACTTCCTGAGGGAAAAG AGTTAGTTATTCCTGCCACAGGAAACGTCTTCTACGCTATGACTTCCTCAAGTGTGGACTTCCTACTTAGAAGAAAAGGGGGTACTACCCCATTAAGCTCTCATCCAATAAGCACTGAGACCAGTGCCACCTTTCCTCGAATCAAAGACAAGGGGCGGAGACTGGTCAGAACTCTTTTTTGA
- the rgl2 gene encoding ral guanine nucleotide dissociation stimulator-like 2 isoform X2: MLPRNMRTGGIDLPGVGSREVPLIGYRPLPPDNNTPSSQSGRMTDSKELDTLESTVLEEEEDGVIYTVVMKQQHGTTTSPMSSAPRSQCVKAGTEEKLVLHLLHSFSMGDSSFITIFLSTYRSFITTKRVLDILTDRLEHPPGESTRSQTRQTFNRAVCMVFNTWLSEYPEDFLSLGEPSHLLRLAPLLPQDFSASDLRSRLLKIAEELSEKALLSDSQTDKTISRIPPPDPSKFDATNILVFPAGLIAEQLTKIETELFVRLVPYHCLGSLWSQRDKKGREGVCWSVRATVRQFNKLANTVSASCLWSTQLRSWQRARVLEQWISVAEECRARKNFSSLYAIVCALQSNPIHRLRRTWLDTDKETVRRYEELSDIFSEKDNFSHSRELLKEEGTSKFANVDSKMNNRRHIGSSAQGTVPYLGIFLTDLTMLDTAVKDKLENGYINFDKRRREFEVLAQIRLLQSSCKNCVFISDDAFLQWYNSVPTLTEEESYRLSNKIEAPSEPSPSRGPTPTVIVTQCPDLSSSRTSLAGDSESMFDFPSPVNHLLSKLAKHMKSPSVSCLDVDSSPSSTEPTPSAALTPSPNTVKSHRRSVSCGNNPTYNHQGSGPDMRIIRIRMDLHDGNLYRSIMVSSNDKTPTVISSALEKNNQDRKEASKYELIQLLPEGKELVIPATGNVFYAMTSSSVDFLLRRKGGTTPLSSHPISTETSATFPRIKDKGRRLVRTLF; encoded by the exons ATGCTTCCTCGTAATATGCGGACAGGTGGAATAGACCTGCCAGGGGTGGGGTCAAGGGAAGTTCCTCTCATTGGCTACCGGCCCTTACCACCTGACAACAACACccccagcagccaatcagggagAATGACTGACAGCAAAGAACTGGACACCTTAGAG TCCActgtgttggaggaggaggaggatggagtgaTATACACGGTTGTGATGAAACAACAGCATGGCACCACCACCAGTCCAATG TCCTCTGCCCCACGCTCCCAATGTGTGAAAGCAGGAACAGAAGAGAAGCTAGTCCTACACCTTCTCCACTCCTTCTCTATGGGAGACTCCTCCTTTATTaccatctttctctccacctATCGCTCCTTCATCACCACCAAGAGAGTGCTGGACATCCTGACTGACAG ATTAGAGCATCCACCAGGAGAAAGCACAAGAAGTCAGACCAGGCAAACTTTCAACAG agcggtgtgcatggtgttTAACACTTGGCTTTCGGAGTACCCCGAGGATTTCCTCTCTTTGGGGGAGCCCTCCCACCTGCTGCGCctagcccctctcctcccccaggactTTTCCGCCTCAGATCTCCGCAGTCGCCTCCTCAAGATTGCAGAGGAGCTCAGTGAGAAGGCTCTGCTTTCTGACAGCCAAACAG ATAAAACTATCTCCCGGATtccccctcctgacccctccaAGTTTGATGCCACCAACATACTGGTGTTTCCAGCTGGGCTGATTGCTGAGCAGCTTACAAAGATAGAGACT GAGTTGTTTGTCCGTCTGGTTCCGTACCACTGCCTGGGTTCACTGTGGTCCCAAAGAGATAAGAAGGGACGGGAGGGAGTGTGTTGGTCTGTTCGGGCCACGGTACGGCAGTTTAACAAGCTTGCCAATACTGTGTCGGCGTCCTGCTTGTGGTCCACGCAGCTACGCAGCTGGCAGAGAGCTCGTGTCCTTGAGCAATGGATCAGTGTGGCGGAG GAGTGCCGAGCAAGGAAAAACTTTTCGTCCTTGTATGCCATTGTTTGTGCACTGCAGAGTAACCCCATACACAGACTGAGGCGCACCTGGCTAGACACAGACAA GGAGACCGTGAGGAGATACGAGGAGCTGTCAGACATTTTCTCAGAGAAGGACAATTTCTCCCACAGCAGAGAGCTGCTCAAAGAG GAGGGCACTTCGAAGTTTGCCAATGTGGACAGCAAAATGAACAACAGAAGACATATAGGG tCCAGTGCCCAGGGCACAGTGCCCTACTTGGGCATCTTCCTGACTGACCTCACTATGTTGGACACAGCAGTCAAAGACAAGCTAGAG AATGGCTATATCAACTTTGACAAACGGAGACGT GAATTTGAAGTTTTAGCTCAAATTCGACTCCTCCAATCTTCCTGTAAAAACTGTGTCTTCATCTCTGACGACGCCTTCCTACAGTGGTACAACAGTGTTCCGACACTAACTGAAGAAGAAAG TTATAGACTCTCCAATAAGATCGAAGCCCCAAGTGAACCTAGTCCAAGTCGTGGCCCTACCCCCACTGTCATCGTCACTCAGTGCCCAGA CTTAAGTTCCTCAAGAACCAGTCTGGCTGGTGACAGTGAAAGTATGTTTGACTTTCCCTCTCCTGTCAATCACTTACTGTCCAAGCTTGCAAAG CATATGAAATCCCCTTCGGTTTCCTGTCTTGATGTGGACTCCTCCCCTTCATCTACTGAACCCACCCCCTCTGCTGCATTGACCCCATCACCTAACACTGTCAAATCACATCGTCGATCCGTCTCCTGTGGCAACAATCCCACCTATAACCATCAAGGGTCGGGGCCAGATATGCGAATCATCAGGATACGGATGGATTTACATGATGGGAATTTATATCGAAGCATTATG GTGTCAAGCAATGACAAGACCCCCACTGTCATCAGTTCTGCCCTTGAGAAGAACAATCAGGACCGTAAAGAGGCCTCCAAATATGAGCTTATTCAACTACTTCCTGAGGGAAAAG AGTTAGTTATTCCTGCCACAGGAAACGTCTTCTACGCTATGACTTCCTCAAGTGTGGACTTCCTACTTAGAAGAAAAGGGGGTACTACCCCATTAAGCTCTCATCCAATAAGCACTGAGACCAGTGCCACCTTTCCTCGAATCAAAGACAAGGGGCGGAGACTGGTCAGAACTCTTTTTTGA
- the rgl2 gene encoding ral guanine nucleotide dissociation stimulator-like 2 isoform X5 translates to MLPRNMRTGGIDLPGVGSREVPLIGYRPLPPDNNTPSSQSGRMTDSKELDTLEGELSPMKTTWYCPLDLSTVLEEEEDGVIYTVVMKQQHGTTTSPMSSAPRSQCVKAGTEEKLVLHLLHSFSMGDSSFITIFLSTYRSFITTKRVLDILTDRLEHPPGESTRSQTRQTFNRAVCMVFNTWLSEYPEDFLSLGEPSHLLRLAPLLPQDFSASDLRSRLLKIAEELSEKALLSDSQTDKTISRIPPPDPSKFDATNILVFPAGLIAEQLTKIETELFVRLVPYHCLGSLWSQRDKKGREGVCWSVRATVRQFNKLANTVSASCLWSTQLRSWQRARVLEQWISVAEECRARKNFSSLYAIVCALQSNPIHRLRRTWLDTDKETVRRYEELSDIFSEKDNFSHSRELLKEEGTSKFANVDSKMNNRRHIGSSAQGTVPYLGIFLTDLTMLDTAVKDKLENGYINFDKRRREFEVLAQIRLLQSSCKNCVFISDDAFLQWYNSVPTLTEEESYRLSNKIEAPSEPSPSRGPTPTVIVTQCPDLSSSRTSLAGDSESMFDFPSPVNHLLSKLAKHMKSPSVSCLDVDSSPSSTEPTPSAALTPSPNTVKSHRRSVSCGNNPTYNHQGSGPDMRIIRIRMDLHDGNLYRSIMVGGQEN, encoded by the exons ATGCTTCCTCGTAATATGCGGACAGGTGGAATAGACCTGCCAGGGGTGGGGTCAAGGGAAGTTCCTCTCATTGGCTACCGGCCCTTACCACCTGACAACAACACccccagcagccaatcagggagAATGACTGACAGCAAAGAACTGGACACCTTAGAG GGTGAGCTCTCCCCGATGAAAACAACATGGTACTGTCCTCTGGACTTG TCCActgtgttggaggaggaggaggatggagtgaTATACACGGTTGTGATGAAACAACAGCATGGCACCACCACCAGTCCAATG TCCTCTGCCCCACGCTCCCAATGTGTGAAAGCAGGAACAGAAGAGAAGCTAGTCCTACACCTTCTCCACTCCTTCTCTATGGGAGACTCCTCCTTTATTaccatctttctctccacctATCGCTCCTTCATCACCACCAAGAGAGTGCTGGACATCCTGACTGACAG ATTAGAGCATCCACCAGGAGAAAGCACAAGAAGTCAGACCAGGCAAACTTTCAACAG agcggtgtgcatggtgttTAACACTTGGCTTTCGGAGTACCCCGAGGATTTCCTCTCTTTGGGGGAGCCCTCCCACCTGCTGCGCctagcccctctcctcccccaggactTTTCCGCCTCAGATCTCCGCAGTCGCCTCCTCAAGATTGCAGAGGAGCTCAGTGAGAAGGCTCTGCTTTCTGACAGCCAAACAG ATAAAACTATCTCCCGGATtccccctcctgacccctccaAGTTTGATGCCACCAACATACTGGTGTTTCCAGCTGGGCTGATTGCTGAGCAGCTTACAAAGATAGAGACT GAGTTGTTTGTCCGTCTGGTTCCGTACCACTGCCTGGGTTCACTGTGGTCCCAAAGAGATAAGAAGGGACGGGAGGGAGTGTGTTGGTCTGTTCGGGCCACGGTACGGCAGTTTAACAAGCTTGCCAATACTGTGTCGGCGTCCTGCTTGTGGTCCACGCAGCTACGCAGCTGGCAGAGAGCTCGTGTCCTTGAGCAATGGATCAGTGTGGCGGAG GAGTGCCGAGCAAGGAAAAACTTTTCGTCCTTGTATGCCATTGTTTGTGCACTGCAGAGTAACCCCATACACAGACTGAGGCGCACCTGGCTAGACACAGACAA GGAGACCGTGAGGAGATACGAGGAGCTGTCAGACATTTTCTCAGAGAAGGACAATTTCTCCCACAGCAGAGAGCTGCTCAAAGAG GAGGGCACTTCGAAGTTTGCCAATGTGGACAGCAAAATGAACAACAGAAGACATATAGGG tCCAGTGCCCAGGGCACAGTGCCCTACTTGGGCATCTTCCTGACTGACCTCACTATGTTGGACACAGCAGTCAAAGACAAGCTAGAG AATGGCTATATCAACTTTGACAAACGGAGACGT GAATTTGAAGTTTTAGCTCAAATTCGACTCCTCCAATCTTCCTGTAAAAACTGTGTCTTCATCTCTGACGACGCCTTCCTACAGTGGTACAACAGTGTTCCGACACTAACTGAAGAAGAAAG TTATAGACTCTCCAATAAGATCGAAGCCCCAAGTGAACCTAGTCCAAGTCGTGGCCCTACCCCCACTGTCATCGTCACTCAGTGCCCAGA CTTAAGTTCCTCAAGAACCAGTCTGGCTGGTGACAGTGAAAGTATGTTTGACTTTCCCTCTCCTGTCAATCACTTACTGTCCAAGCTTGCAAAG CATATGAAATCCCCTTCGGTTTCCTGTCTTGATGTGGACTCCTCCCCTTCATCTACTGAACCCACCCCCTCTGCTGCATTGACCCCATCACCTAACACTGTCAAATCACATCGTCGATCCGTCTCCTGTGGCAACAATCCCACCTATAACCATCAAGGGTCGGGGCCAGATATGCGAATCATCAGGATACGGATGGATTTACATGATGGGAATTTATATCGAAGCATTATGGTGGGGGGACAAGAAAACTGA
- the rgl2 gene encoding ral guanine nucleotide dissociation stimulator-like 2 isoform X4: MKQQHGTTTSPMSSAPRSQCVKAGTEEKLVLHLLHSFSMGDSSFITIFLSTYRSFITTKRVLDILTDRLEHPPGESTRSQTRQTFNRAVCMVFNTWLSEYPEDFLSLGEPSHLLRLAPLLPQDFSASDLRSRLLKIAEELSEKALLSDSQTDKTISRIPPPDPSKFDATNILVFPAGLIAEQLTKIETELFVRLVPYHCLGSLWSQRDKKGREGVCWSVRATVRQFNKLANTVSASCLWSTQLRSWQRARVLEQWISVAEECRARKNFSSLYAIVCALQSNPIHRLRRTWLDTDKETVRRYEELSDIFSEKDNFSHSRELLKEEGTSKFANVDSKMNNRRHIGSSAQGTVPYLGIFLTDLTMLDTAVKDKLENGYINFDKRRREFEVLAQIRLLQSSCKNCVFISDDAFLQWYNSVPTLTEEESYRLSNKIEAPSEPSPSRGPTPTVIVTQCPDLSSSRTSLAGDSESMFDFPSPVNHLLSKLAKHMKSPSVSCLDVDSSPSSTEPTPSAALTPSPNTVKSHRRSVSCGNNPTYNHQGSGPDMRIIRIRMDLHDGNLYRSIMVSSNDKTPTVISSALEKNNQDRKEASKYELIQLLPEGKELVIPATGNVFYAMTSSSVDFLLRRKGGTTPLSSHPISTETSATFPRIKDKGRRLVRTLF; the protein is encoded by the exons ATGAAACAACAGCATGGCACCACCACCAGTCCAATG TCCTCTGCCCCACGCTCCCAATGTGTGAAAGCAGGAACAGAAGAGAAGCTAGTCCTACACCTTCTCCACTCCTTCTCTATGGGAGACTCCTCCTTTATTaccatctttctctccacctATCGCTCCTTCATCACCACCAAGAGAGTGCTGGACATCCTGACTGACAG ATTAGAGCATCCACCAGGAGAAAGCACAAGAAGTCAGACCAGGCAAACTTTCAACAG agcggtgtgcatggtgttTAACACTTGGCTTTCGGAGTACCCCGAGGATTTCCTCTCTTTGGGGGAGCCCTCCCACCTGCTGCGCctagcccctctcctcccccaggactTTTCCGCCTCAGATCTCCGCAGTCGCCTCCTCAAGATTGCAGAGGAGCTCAGTGAGAAGGCTCTGCTTTCTGACAGCCAAACAG ATAAAACTATCTCCCGGATtccccctcctgacccctccaAGTTTGATGCCACCAACATACTGGTGTTTCCAGCTGGGCTGATTGCTGAGCAGCTTACAAAGATAGAGACT GAGTTGTTTGTCCGTCTGGTTCCGTACCACTGCCTGGGTTCACTGTGGTCCCAAAGAGATAAGAAGGGACGGGAGGGAGTGTGTTGGTCTGTTCGGGCCACGGTACGGCAGTTTAACAAGCTTGCCAATACTGTGTCGGCGTCCTGCTTGTGGTCCACGCAGCTACGCAGCTGGCAGAGAGCTCGTGTCCTTGAGCAATGGATCAGTGTGGCGGAG GAGTGCCGAGCAAGGAAAAACTTTTCGTCCTTGTATGCCATTGTTTGTGCACTGCAGAGTAACCCCATACACAGACTGAGGCGCACCTGGCTAGACACAGACAA GGAGACCGTGAGGAGATACGAGGAGCTGTCAGACATTTTCTCAGAGAAGGACAATTTCTCCCACAGCAGAGAGCTGCTCAAAGAG GAGGGCACTTCGAAGTTTGCCAATGTGGACAGCAAAATGAACAACAGAAGACATATAGGG tCCAGTGCCCAGGGCACAGTGCCCTACTTGGGCATCTTCCTGACTGACCTCACTATGTTGGACACAGCAGTCAAAGACAAGCTAGAG AATGGCTATATCAACTTTGACAAACGGAGACGT GAATTTGAAGTTTTAGCTCAAATTCGACTCCTCCAATCTTCCTGTAAAAACTGTGTCTTCATCTCTGACGACGCCTTCCTACAGTGGTACAACAGTGTTCCGACACTAACTGAAGAAGAAAG TTATAGACTCTCCAATAAGATCGAAGCCCCAAGTGAACCTAGTCCAAGTCGTGGCCCTACCCCCACTGTCATCGTCACTCAGTGCCCAGA CTTAAGTTCCTCAAGAACCAGTCTGGCTGGTGACAGTGAAAGTATGTTTGACTTTCCCTCTCCTGTCAATCACTTACTGTCCAAGCTTGCAAAG CATATGAAATCCCCTTCGGTTTCCTGTCTTGATGTGGACTCCTCCCCTTCATCTACTGAACCCACCCCCTCTGCTGCATTGACCCCATCACCTAACACTGTCAAATCACATCGTCGATCCGTCTCCTGTGGCAACAATCCCACCTATAACCATCAAGGGTCGGGGCCAGATATGCGAATCATCAGGATACGGATGGATTTACATGATGGGAATTTATATCGAAGCATTATG GTGTCAAGCAATGACAAGACCCCCACTGTCATCAGTTCTGCCCTTGAGAAGAACAATCAGGACCGTAAAGAGGCCTCCAAATATGAGCTTATTCAACTACTTCCTGAGGGAAAAG AGTTAGTTATTCCTGCCACAGGAAACGTCTTCTACGCTATGACTTCCTCAAGTGTGGACTTCCTACTTAGAAGAAAAGGGGGTACTACCCCATTAAGCTCTCATCCAATAAGCACTGAGACCAGTGCCACCTTTCCTCGAATCAAAGACAAGGGGCGGAGACTGGTCAGAACTCTTTTTTGA
- the rgl2 gene encoding ral guanine nucleotide dissociation stimulator-like 2 isoform X3, with product MKTTWYCPLDLSTVLEEEEDGVIYTVVMKQQHGTTTSPMSSAPRSQCVKAGTEEKLVLHLLHSFSMGDSSFITIFLSTYRSFITTKRVLDILTDRLEHPPGESTRSQTRQTFNRAVCMVFNTWLSEYPEDFLSLGEPSHLLRLAPLLPQDFSASDLRSRLLKIAEELSEKALLSDSQTDKTISRIPPPDPSKFDATNILVFPAGLIAEQLTKIETELFVRLVPYHCLGSLWSQRDKKGREGVCWSVRATVRQFNKLANTVSASCLWSTQLRSWQRARVLEQWISVAEECRARKNFSSLYAIVCALQSNPIHRLRRTWLDTDKETVRRYEELSDIFSEKDNFSHSRELLKEEGTSKFANVDSKMNNRRHIGSSAQGTVPYLGIFLTDLTMLDTAVKDKLENGYINFDKRRREFEVLAQIRLLQSSCKNCVFISDDAFLQWYNSVPTLTEEESYRLSNKIEAPSEPSPSRGPTPTVIVTQCPDLSSSRTSLAGDSESMFDFPSPVNHLLSKLAKHMKSPSVSCLDVDSSPSSTEPTPSAALTPSPNTVKSHRRSVSCGNNPTYNHQGSGPDMRIIRIRMDLHDGNLYRSIMVSSNDKTPTVISSALEKNNQDRKEASKYELIQLLPEGKELVIPATGNVFYAMTSSSVDFLLRRKGGTTPLSSHPISTETSATFPRIKDKGRRLVRTLF from the exons ATGAAAACAACATGGTACTGTCCTCTGGACTTG TCCActgtgttggaggaggaggaggatggagtgaTATACACGGTTGTGATGAAACAACAGCATGGCACCACCACCAGTCCAATG TCCTCTGCCCCACGCTCCCAATGTGTGAAAGCAGGAACAGAAGAGAAGCTAGTCCTACACCTTCTCCACTCCTTCTCTATGGGAGACTCCTCCTTTATTaccatctttctctccacctATCGCTCCTTCATCACCACCAAGAGAGTGCTGGACATCCTGACTGACAG ATTAGAGCATCCACCAGGAGAAAGCACAAGAAGTCAGACCAGGCAAACTTTCAACAG agcggtgtgcatggtgttTAACACTTGGCTTTCGGAGTACCCCGAGGATTTCCTCTCTTTGGGGGAGCCCTCCCACCTGCTGCGCctagcccctctcctcccccaggactTTTCCGCCTCAGATCTCCGCAGTCGCCTCCTCAAGATTGCAGAGGAGCTCAGTGAGAAGGCTCTGCTTTCTGACAGCCAAACAG ATAAAACTATCTCCCGGATtccccctcctgacccctccaAGTTTGATGCCACCAACATACTGGTGTTTCCAGCTGGGCTGATTGCTGAGCAGCTTACAAAGATAGAGACT GAGTTGTTTGTCCGTCTGGTTCCGTACCACTGCCTGGGTTCACTGTGGTCCCAAAGAGATAAGAAGGGACGGGAGGGAGTGTGTTGGTCTGTTCGGGCCACGGTACGGCAGTTTAACAAGCTTGCCAATACTGTGTCGGCGTCCTGCTTGTGGTCCACGCAGCTACGCAGCTGGCAGAGAGCTCGTGTCCTTGAGCAATGGATCAGTGTGGCGGAG GAGTGCCGAGCAAGGAAAAACTTTTCGTCCTTGTATGCCATTGTTTGTGCACTGCAGAGTAACCCCATACACAGACTGAGGCGCACCTGGCTAGACACAGACAA GGAGACCGTGAGGAGATACGAGGAGCTGTCAGACATTTTCTCAGAGAAGGACAATTTCTCCCACAGCAGAGAGCTGCTCAAAGAG GAGGGCACTTCGAAGTTTGCCAATGTGGACAGCAAAATGAACAACAGAAGACATATAGGG tCCAGTGCCCAGGGCACAGTGCCCTACTTGGGCATCTTCCTGACTGACCTCACTATGTTGGACACAGCAGTCAAAGACAAGCTAGAG AATGGCTATATCAACTTTGACAAACGGAGACGT GAATTTGAAGTTTTAGCTCAAATTCGACTCCTCCAATCTTCCTGTAAAAACTGTGTCTTCATCTCTGACGACGCCTTCCTACAGTGGTACAACAGTGTTCCGACACTAACTGAAGAAGAAAG TTATAGACTCTCCAATAAGATCGAAGCCCCAAGTGAACCTAGTCCAAGTCGTGGCCCTACCCCCACTGTCATCGTCACTCAGTGCCCAGA CTTAAGTTCCTCAAGAACCAGTCTGGCTGGTGACAGTGAAAGTATGTTTGACTTTCCCTCTCCTGTCAATCACTTACTGTCCAAGCTTGCAAAG CATATGAAATCCCCTTCGGTTTCCTGTCTTGATGTGGACTCCTCCCCTTCATCTACTGAACCCACCCCCTCTGCTGCATTGACCCCATCACCTAACACTGTCAAATCACATCGTCGATCCGTCTCCTGTGGCAACAATCCCACCTATAACCATCAAGGGTCGGGGCCAGATATGCGAATCATCAGGATACGGATGGATTTACATGATGGGAATTTATATCGAAGCATTATG GTGTCAAGCAATGACAAGACCCCCACTGTCATCAGTTCTGCCCTTGAGAAGAACAATCAGGACCGTAAAGAGGCCTCCAAATATGAGCTTATTCAACTACTTCCTGAGGGAAAAG AGTTAGTTATTCCTGCCACAGGAAACGTCTTCTACGCTATGACTTCCTCAAGTGTGGACTTCCTACTTAGAAGAAAAGGGGGTACTACCCCATTAAGCTCTCATCCAATAAGCACTGAGACCAGTGCCACCTTTCCTCGAATCAAAGACAAGGGGCGGAGACTGGTCAGAACTCTTTTTTGA